The following proteins come from a genomic window of Tenebrio molitor chromosome 9, icTenMoli1.1, whole genome shotgun sequence:
- the LOC138139267 gene encoding zinc finger protein 64-like, translating to MPPRKDLQLRPYMTKSPVLMLDRIKCWPFELLNCETSDLDKYCCKNCDFQTDLKIIYYQHIRECHGNNIDYLQDQSKKDIVLKSYICQKCSFETYSVLLWLKHLDSLCFNAKEDFEKVQTVSCDEKWYQCVYCSFETKQPTVLKKHKSAEHIPDEGEWFCSHCKYQAKPKNHLKQHINCEHDRCDFKTRRKLKIKQNALLKHPSDKEVLWHQCEQCSYKTKWKHCLKLHLNRHKSAEEVKWFYCFSCDYKTETRGCLKQHTIYKHTSSEAVQWFNCDKCQYKFKTKSDLSRHSKQHLSEKDVQWFKCDKCSFRAKQKSNVKVHALVKHTSNKETLLFHCEHCSYTTKLKYNLRRHLIRHKSDEEVNWLYCYNCDYKTRTKRALKQHISCKHTPVEAVEWFTCDKCHFKSKTKSYWSKHVKQHLSKQVI from the coding sequence ATGCCCCCACGgaaagatttacaactgcgtCCTTACATGACTAAATCACCCGTTTTGATGTTGGATCGCATTAAATGTTGGCCatttgaattattaaattgcGAAACAAGTGATTTAGATAAGTACTGCTGCAAAAACTGCGATTTTCAGACagatctgaaaataatttactatCAACATATCCGAGAATGTCACGGAAATAATATCGACTATTTGCAAGATCAATCAAAAAAAGATATTGTACTAAAAAgctacatttgtcaaaaatgctCGTTTGAAACATATTCAGTCTTACTGTGGCTCAAACATTTGGACAGTTTATGTTTTAATGCAAAAGAAGATTTTGAGAAAGTGCAAACAGTATCTTGCGATGAGAAGTGGTACCAAtgtgtgtattgttcatttgAGACAAAGCAACcaacagttttgaaaaaacataaaagTGCAGAGCACATACCCGATGAAGGAGAATGGTTTTGTTCTCATTGCAAGTACCAAGCAAAAcccaaaaatcatttaaagcAACACATAAACTGTGAACATGATAGATGCGACTTTAAAACAAGgcgaaaattgaaaataaaacaaaacgcgCTGCTCAAACATCCATCAGATAAAGAAGTGTTGTGGCATCAATGCGAACAGTGCTCTTACAAGACAAAATGGAAACATTGTCTAAAACTTCACTTAAATCGACACAAATCTGCTGAAGAAGTAAAATGGTTCTACTGTTTCAGTTGTGACTATAAGACGGAGACAAGAGGGTGTCTAAAACAACATACGATATACAAACATACTTCCTCTGAAGCTGTGCAGTGGTTTAATTGTGACAAATGTcagtacaaatttaaaactaagtCTGATTTGAGCCGACACTCAAAACAGCATCTTTCCGAAAAAGACGTCCAATGGTTCAAGTGTGATAAATGCAGCTTTAGGGCAAagcaaaaatcaaatgtaaAAGTACACGCACTCGTCAAACATACATCAAACAAAGAGACGTTGTTGTTTCACTGTGAACACTGTTCTTACACGACAAAACTAAAATACAACCTAAGACGTCACCTAATTCGACATAAATCTGATGAAGAAGTAAACTGGTTGTACTGTTACAACTGTGATTATAAGACGAGGACGAAAAGAGCTTTAAAACAACACATTTCTTGCAAACATACCCCAGTTGAAGCTGTGGAATGGTTTACTTGTGACAAGTGTCATTTCAAATCTAAAACCAAATCTTATTGGTCCAAACATGTAAAACAACATCTTTCCAAACAAGTTATCTAA
- the l(1)10Bb gene encoding protein BUD31 homolog codes for MPKVRRSKKAPPEGWELIEPTLDELEQKMREAETESHEGKRKNESLWPIFKIHHQKSRYIYDLFYRRKAISRELYDYCLTENIADKNLIAKWKKQGYENLCCLRCIQARDTNFGTNCICRVPKGKLEEGRIVECVHCGCRGCSG; via the exons atgcCGAAAGTTCGTCGCAGTAAAAAAGCACCTCCCGAAGGCTGGGAGTTAATCGAACCGACTTTGGATGAACTGGAGCAAAAAATGAGAGAAG CGGAAACCGAATCACACGAAGGCAAACGGAAAAACGAGTCGTTGTGGCCTATATTTAAAATTCACCACCAAAAGTCTCGATATATTTATGACCTGTTCTACAGGAGGAAAGCCATCAGCAGAGAATTGTATGACTACTGTCTCACAGAAAATATCGCGGACAAGAACTTGATAGCAAAGTGGAAAAAACAAGGTTATGAAAATTTGTGTTGTTTGCGTTGTATACAAGCTCGAGATACGAATTTTGGAACCAACTGTATTTGTAGAGTACCCAAGGGGAAACTTGAAGAG GGTCGGATTGTCGAGTGTGTTCACTGCGGCTGTCGGGGATGTTCAGGATAA
- the peng gene encoding protein penguin, with protein sequence MTKRKENSEVAVDVNKKNKKEQSPEETKSTKESFTKKSSFSKETTPPDSKKFTKHANGKNKAAELNQKPEDWNEFKKKKKELKLKRKQNKSGFDVIVKSKKIGEKLRCKTLKGGDVERNKLINELHVLLKGQDHYPKFVLAHDTSRIVQWLLKYSSDIVKNQISQELIPVSLEMMQSKYGIFCVKRLLKYGNQETRSAIINKMYGHAVKLSSHSLSAPVFEYAYSTWATTQQKQHLTQEFFGEMYKKSKDNEIKHLRDIFKQSPDLKSATLGATKANLCRIIDKGLLDSGLVQTVLAQYLVECSSEDRAELITQLVPHIVVISNSKDGARAAMQCIWHGTNKDRKVAMKNIKEHAVELSKHSSGHCTVITLLDAADDTVLLHKIVLSEILKGARDLAENEWGRKVLLWLVAPTDTRCFHPVFVKELDAGRKRSNLKKDPETRRKEILEHSIDTLLNLVAEEPDFWMKNSSLAYEMLAIVKSGKGDGLKKALDSIVKVIVNPDWKIKSNEQEIAGVEEPGLHMVLKKLFKLDQNSETCDFSFGSCLIDALSEETLEKWLGLNRGCFLLVAAYENSSTSVQENIKSRLKTHKKLLKKQDYAGSKILLKKMKE encoded by the exons atgacgAAAAGAAAGGAAAATAGTGAAGTTGCAGTTGATGTAAACAAGAAGAATAAAAAAGAACAATCGCCAGAAGAAACGAAATCGACCAAAGAaagtttcacaaaaaaatcaagtttttCCAAGGAAACAACACCGCCTGATTCTAAGAAGTTCACGAAACACGcgaatggaaaaaataaagcTGCGGAGCTGAATCAGAAGCCGGAAGACTGGaatgaattcaaaaagaagaaaaaagaactGAAACTGAAGCGGAAACAGAATAAGTCTGGGTTTGATGTAATTGtgaaatctaaaaaaattggGGAAAAATTGCGTTGTAAAACGTTGAAGGGTGGTGATGttgaaagaaataaattaataaatgaattgCACGTGTTGTTAAAAGGACAGGACCATTATCCTAAATTTGTGCTAGCACATGACACATCGAGGATAGTGCAGTGGTTGTTAAAATACAGTTCAGACAttgtaaaaaatcaaatatcaCAG GAATTGATTCCGGTTAGTTTGGAAATGATGCAATCAAAATATGGaattttttgtgttaaaaGACTTCTCAAATATGGCAATCAAGAAACAAGGTCGGCcataatcaataaaatgtaCGGTCACGCCGTGAAACTGTCAAGCCACAGTCTCAGCGCCCCCGTTTTTGAATACGCTTACAGCACTTGGGCGACGActcaacaaaaacaacaccTGACGCAAGAATTTTTCGGCGAGATGTACAAAAAAAGCAAAGACAACGAGATCAAACACTTGCGTGACATATTCAAACAAAGCCCCGACTTGAAATCCGCCACCTTGGGGGCGACTAAAGCCAATTTGTGCAGAATCATCGACAAAGGCTTGCTAGACTCTGGCCTGGTCCAGACCGTCTTGGCCCAGTACTTGGTCGAATGCTCGAGCGAAGATCGCGCCGAATTAATCACTCAACTAGTCCCACACATCGTCGTGATCAGTAACAGCAAAGATGGCGCTCGCGCAGCCATGCAATGCATCTGGCACGGCACTAACAAGGACAGAAAAGTAGCGatgaaaaatatcaaagagCACGCGGTGGAATTGTCAAAGCACTCGTCTGGTCACTGTACAGTTATAACACTGTTGGACGCAGCCGACGATACGGTGTTGTTGCACAAGATCGTGTTGAGCGAGATCCTGAAGGGGGCGCGAGATCTGGCGGAGAACGAGTGGGGGCGCAAGGTTTTGTTGTGGCTGGTGGCCCCAACAGACACCAGGTGCTTCCACCCAGTCTTCGTGAAGGAGCTCGACGCAGGACGGAAAAGATCAAACTTGAAGAAGGATCCGGAAACTCGGAGGAAAGAAATTTTGGAACATTCCATCGACACTCTGTTGAATCTGGTCGCCGAAGAACCGGACTTTTGGATGAAAAATTCGTCGCTGGCTTACGAGATGTTGGCGATAGTCAAGTCTG GTAAAGGAGATGGACTTAAGAAAGCTCTGGACAGTATAGTTAAAGTAATTGTCAATCCTGATTGGAAGATTAAATCAAACGAGCAAGAAATCGCGGGAGTGGAGGAACCGGGGCTCCACATGGTTCTCAAGAAATTGTTCAAACTCGACCAAAACAGCGAAACCTGTGATTTCTCCTTCGGCTCGTGTCTGATCGACGCCCTTTCAGAAGAAACT CTGGAAAAGTGGCTCGGTTTGAACCGTGGCTGCTTTCTATTGGTCGCCGCTTACGAAAACAGTTCGACTTCGGTCCAAGAAAACATAAAAAGTAGACTCAAGACACATAAAAAGTTGTTGAAGAAACAGGACTATGCGGGgagcaaaattttgttgaagaaaatgaaagaataa
- the Syngr gene encoding synaptogyrin, with protein sequence MEGVGAYGGGKAGGAFDPISFAQRPQVILRAVCWLFSIVVFGCISSQGWFVNKKSGKEECLYNGDGNACNYGVGISVIAFLASMGFLAGEYLFEQMSSVKTRKHYVLGDLSFSAFWSFLYFVGFWYLASQWGKSTSPENGYGVNNVQAAIAFSFFSIFSWAGCAFFAFQRFRQGSDAAFATNYEAETSIPTSYPSYPGGPETDQHYQEPPFSAGPNQRGPTDFQAPAY encoded by the exons ATGGAGGGTGTAGGAGCGTACGGAGGCGGTAAAGCAGGCGGTGCTTTCGACCCCATATCTTTTGCCCAGCGGCCCCAAGTGATTCTCAGAGCTGTGTGCTGG TTGTTCTCCATTGTCGTATTCGGTTGTATATCGTCGCAGGGTTGGTTTGTTAACAAGAAGAGTGGCAAAGAAGAATGTCTCTACAACGGAGACGGGAACGCCTGCAACTACGGGGTCGGGATCAGCGTGATCGCTTTCCTGGCCAGCATGGGGTTCCTGGCTGGGGAGTACCTTTTCGAACaaatgtcatctgtcaaaaccAGGAAACACTATGTCTTGGGTGACTTGAGCTTTTCTG CTTTCTGGTCGTTCCTGTACTTCGTCGGTTTCTGGTATTTGGCGAGCCAGTGGGGCAAATCGACGAGCCCCGAGAACGGGTACGGCGTGAATAACGTCCAAGCGGCCATCGCTTTCTCGTTCTTTTCGATCTTCTCATGG GCCGGTTGCGCGTTCTTCGCCTTCCAGCGTTTCCGACAGGGGTCCGACGCGGCTTTCGCCACCAATTACGAGGCTGAGACGAGTATCCCGACCTCGTATCCGTCTTATCCCGGCGGGCCCGAGACGGACCAGCACTACCAGGAGCCGCCGTTCTCCGCGGGACCCAACCAGAGGGGACCCACAGATTTCCAAGCGCCAGCTTATTAA